The following proteins are co-located in the Rippkaea orientalis PCC 8801 genome:
- the ctpC gene encoding carboxyl-terminal processing protease CtpC gives MVNQKRGLILGATAAILSAVAVTGGGLRLSQSQAFFQDNPKELVDEVWQVINRTYVDATFNQVDWRKVRQEYLNRPYSNKEEAYKAIREMLEKLGDPYTRFMDPEEFKNMQIDTSGELTGVGIQLTKDEETNELTVVAPIEETPAFEAGILSKDVIVKIDGKTTKGMEVEDAVKLIRGKPGSQVTLTIRRTGQEMEYPLTRTRIELHPVKARATETPAGTIGYIRLTQFSAQAGEEMRDAIKDLESKKVTGYILDLRSNPGGLLYSSIEIARMWLDNGKIVSTVNREGEMEQQQASNRALTNKPLVVLVDGGSASASEILSGALQDHKRAVVVGTKTFGKGLVQSVRGLGDGSGLAVTIAKYLTPNGRDINKHGIDPDVVLELSDEERKALQKERDRIGNFGDPQFEKAFEVLKQQIATSQKTNAQAPRQ, from the coding sequence ATGGTTAATCAAAAACGCGGGCTTATTCTGGGCGCAACAGCAGCTATTTTATCAGCAGTAGCAGTAACAGGGGGAGGTCTTCGGCTTTCTCAAAGTCAAGCCTTCTTTCAAGATAATCCTAAAGAATTAGTCGATGAGGTTTGGCAAGTTATCAACCGAACCTATGTTGATGCCACCTTTAATCAGGTTGATTGGCGCAAAGTCCGTCAAGAGTATTTGAATCGTCCCTATAGCAACAAAGAAGAAGCCTACAAAGCGATTCGGGAAATGCTCGAAAAACTGGGCGATCCCTACACTCGCTTTATGGACCCCGAAGAGTTTAAAAATATGCAAATTGATACCTCTGGAGAATTAACGGGGGTAGGGATTCAATTGACGAAAGACGAAGAAACCAATGAATTAACCGTTGTTGCACCGATTGAAGAAACGCCAGCGTTTGAAGCAGGTATCCTCTCGAAAGATGTCATTGTCAAAATTGACGGCAAAACCACTAAAGGAATGGAAGTGGAAGATGCGGTTAAACTGATTCGGGGCAAACCGGGGAGTCAAGTGACGTTAACGATTCGCCGTACGGGTCAAGAAATGGAGTATCCTTTGACCAGAACCCGTATCGAACTTCATCCCGTTAAAGCTCGCGCCACGGAAACTCCAGCGGGAACCATTGGCTATATCCGCTTAACCCAATTTAGTGCCCAAGCGGGAGAGGAAATGCGAGATGCCATTAAAGATCTAGAAAGTAAAAAGGTAACTGGGTATATTTTGGATCTGCGGTCTAATCCAGGGGGTTTACTGTATTCCAGTATCGAAATTGCGCGGATGTGGCTTGATAATGGCAAAATTGTCTCCACGGTGAATCGAGAGGGAGAAATGGAGCAACAACAAGCGAGTAATCGGGCTCTGACGAATAAACCGTTGGTGGTTCTCGTCGATGGGGGTTCAGCCAGTGCCAGTGAAATTCTATCGGGTGCCCTACAGGATCATAAACGAGCGGTAGTGGTTGGGACAAAAACCTTTGGTAAAGGGTTGGTTCAGTCGGTACGGGGGTTAGGGGATGGTTCTGGATTGGCTGTGACCATTGCTAAGTATCTCACGCCCAATGGTCGGGATATTAATAAGCATGGTATTGATCCCGATGTGGTCTTGGAATTGAGCGATGAGGAACGGAAAGCCTTACAAAAAGAACGCGATCGCATCGGCAATTTTGGCGATCCTCAATTTGAGAAAGCCTTTGAAGTCCTTAAGCAACAAATCGCTACTTCTCAGAAAACGAATGCCCAAGCACCGAGACAATAG